From a region of the Rhipicephalus microplus isolate Deutch F79 chromosome X, USDA_Rmic, whole genome shotgun sequence genome:
- the LOC142776167 gene encoding uncharacterized protein LOC142776167 isoform X2, with amino-acid sequence MKAVLAHDVQVLYSLHGRKGKRAFVNLRLCRLVTDVICQKAGCDQAEALNFIKRWLPGSGDRCGGRKRRFREAFVVEQPDDPHSQSADYRLLAAAGFLPSHSSQGLDSTTVTVPPTQPDLQ; translated from the exons atgaaggctgtattggcacatgacgtgcaagtgctgtacagccttcatggcagaaaagggaaaagggcctttgtgaacctgaggctctgtagattagtgacag atgtcatctgccaaaaagcagggtgcgaccaggcggaggccctcaactttattaagaggtggctgccagggtctggtgatcgctgtgggggcaggaagcggcgcttcagagaagcatttgttgtggagcagcccgatgatccccactctcagagtgcagattatcggctgctcgcggcagctggcttcctgcccagccacagcagccagggccttgacagcaccactgtcactgtgcccccaacgcaacctgacctgcagtag
- the LOC142776167 gene encoding uncharacterized protein LOC142776167 isoform X1, whose translation MCCCVYPIYASCIFLQRKHLLQIGGRGLREIGVNAMKAVLAHDVQVLYSLHGRKGKRAFVNLRLCRLVTDVICQKAGCDQAEALNFIKRWLPGSGDRCGGRKRRFREAFVVEQPDDPHSQSADYRLLAAAGFLPSHSSQGLDSTTVTVPPTQPDLQ comes from the exons atgtgctgttgcgtttaccccatctatgcttcttgcatttttttacagcgcaagcacctcctgcagattgggggacgtggcctccgagaaattggtgtgaatgccatgaaggctgtattggcacatgacgtgcaagtgctgtacagccttcatggcagaaaagggaaaagggcctttgtgaacctgaggctctgtagattagtgacag atgtcatctgccaaaaagcagggtgcgaccaggcggaggccctcaactttattaagaggtggctgccagggtctggtgatcgctgtgggggcaggaagcggcgcttcagagaagcatttgttgtggagcagcccgatgatccccactctcagagtgcagattatcggctgctcgcggcagctggcttcctgcccagccacagcagccagggccttgacagcaccactgtcactgtgcccccaacgcaacctgacctgcagtag